Proteins encoded in a region of the Streptomyces violaceoruber genome:
- a CDS encoding MIP/aquaporin family protein — protein sequence MCAEFLGTFVLILFGVGSVAVAVAGLPGSGRQTADFGPANWLIISWGWGLAVVFGVYVAGGISGAHLNPAVTLGFAVRRDFPWRKVLPYWLAQVVGAFVAAALVYACYRWAIDAAIAKAGETRETSLNTYSIFATFPAEYFGDSWWGPLLDQIVGTGILLLLICALIDTRNTAPMANLHPYLIGLVVVAIGLTFGTNAGYAINPARDFGPRLFTFFEGWGDIALPGTFQWFSGYWWIPIVGPLIGGVVGVLVYDLLVSPVLKARLTEREEGPATEEPS from the coding sequence ATGTGCGCCGAGTTCCTGGGGACGTTCGTCCTGATCCTGTTCGGGGTCGGGTCGGTGGCCGTCGCGGTCGCCGGACTGCCCGGCTCGGGCCGGCAGACCGCGGACTTCGGACCCGCCAACTGGTTGATCATCTCGTGGGGATGGGGCCTGGCCGTCGTGTTCGGCGTCTACGTCGCCGGCGGCATCAGCGGGGCGCACCTCAACCCCGCGGTGACCCTCGGGTTCGCGGTGCGGCGGGACTTCCCGTGGCGGAAGGTGCTGCCCTACTGGCTCGCCCAGGTCGTGGGCGCGTTCGTCGCCGCCGCGCTCGTGTACGCCTGCTACCGGTGGGCGATCGACGCGGCCATCGCCAAGGCGGGCGAGACACGGGAGACGTCCCTGAACACGTACTCCATCTTCGCCACGTTCCCCGCGGAGTACTTCGGGGACTCCTGGTGGGGCCCCCTGCTCGACCAGATCGTGGGCACCGGGATCCTGCTCCTGCTGATCTGCGCGCTCATCGACACCCGCAACACGGCGCCGATGGCCAACCTCCACCCCTACCTCATCGGGCTGGTCGTCGTCGCGATCGGCCTCACCTTCGGCACCAACGCCGGGTACGCGATCAATCCGGCCCGCGACTTCGGCCCGCGCCTGTTCACCTTCTTCGAAGGATGGGGCGACATCGCCCTGCCCGGCACCTTCCAGTGGTTCAGCGGCTACTGGTGGATCCCCATCGTCGGCCCGCTCATCGGCGGGGTCGTCGGGGTCCTGGTGTACGACCTGCTCGTCAGCCCGGTGCTGAAGGCCAGGCTGACCGAGCGCGAGGAAGGGCCGGCCACCGAGGAGCCCTCCTGA
- a CDS encoding DUF6284 family protein, with protein MNPIVTVQDAVTAFADFMEPTDAELDAIEQEMPVILADVDLLDAHIVTLDRTPTEVDERRIRRARRRALAARVALVNRTADASLPGGAA; from the coding sequence ATGAACCCCATCGTCACTGTTCAGGACGCTGTTACCGCGTTCGCCGACTTCATGGAGCCGACGGACGCCGAGCTGGACGCGATCGAGCAGGAGATGCCCGTCATCCTCGCGGACGTCGACCTGCTGGACGCGCACATCGTCACCCTTGACCGCACGCCGACCGAGGTCGACGAGCGCCGCATCCGCCGGGCCCGCCGGCGCGCGCTCGCCGCCCGCGTCGCGCTGGTCAACCGCACGGCCGATGCGAGCCTGCCCGGGGGTGCCGCATGA
- a CDS encoding IS701 family transposase has product MNIQGDLPPDSDRHSRFSWCARHFLRGLLLDGGRKSVEPMAARLGEDGNRQALAHFVTSSPWDAAHVRARLAWRMQPVIKPTALIIDDTGFLKDGDASACVTRQYTGTAGKVTDCQDGVSLHLASNGASAAVNWRLFLPGSWDSASPKADPAKVARRARCAIPAEVGHVEKWQLALDMIDETRSWGIEVPQVIADGGYRDTAAFRLGLEERGLDYVVGTRPRPPRNPNMHSRAPRPTPAWADGRPRPTPSPRRP; this is encoded by the coding sequence ATGAACATCCAGGGCGACTTGCCGCCTGACTCCGACAGGCACTCGCGCTTCTCGTGGTGCGCCAGGCATTTTCTGCGGGGTCTGCTGCTGGACGGCGGGCGCAAGTCGGTGGAGCCGATGGCCGCCCGCCTGGGCGAGGACGGGAACCGGCAGGCCCTGGCCCACTTCGTCACTTCCAGCCCGTGGGATGCGGCGCATGTGCGGGCCCGGTTGGCCTGGCGCATGCAGCCGGTCATCAAGCCCACCGCGCTGATCATCGATGACACCGGGTTCCTCAAGGACGGGGATGCCTCCGCGTGCGTGACCCGGCAGTACACGGGCACGGCGGGCAAAGTCACCGACTGCCAGGACGGCGTCTCTCTGCACCTGGCTTCCAACGGTGCCTCGGCGGCGGTGAACTGGCGTCTGTTCCTGCCCGGGAGCTGGGACTCCGCCTCGCCGAAGGCCGATCCGGCCAAAGTGGCCCGCCGTGCCAGATGCGCCATTCCTGCCGAGGTGGGGCATGTCGAGAAGTGGCAGCTGGCTCTCGACATGATCGACGAGACGCGGTCTTGGGGCATCGAAGTACCCCAGGTCATCGCCGACGGCGGCTACCGGGACACCGCCGCCTTCCGGCTCGGCCTGGAAGAACGCGGTCTCGACTACGTGGTGGGCACTCGACCACGACCACCGCGCAACCCGAACATGCACAGCCGTGCACCCCGGCCTACTCCGGCCTGGGCCGACGGCCGGCCCCGGCCTACCCCGAGCCCGCGCAGACCGTGA
- a CDS encoding P-loop NTPase family protein, protein MSENVVHLHKATDPPTADTAPTVLTVVPDAPPARPVPLWVRSGRAVKSAATHETTRATVRAAARHGLYTFNGGRIVARRAWDGRTGSRYERMIRAAEAAGNLEAAEEWEERLQRFRAARHHRRMDLLHSPVEAAKGVAVGAGMSIGVLVALGVVMAISTGHVGDVITPLSATVDFIALLIRIVQVVWGPALSIGPFLALLALWSVGRKQHAAPAWALPANVRNSEGEPITPSIVVKALRDLGVPALARAIKEMGDAGASMLGPIRIAGCGVEVDVTLPSGVATNEVQAKRRKLAENLTRHEHEVFITIPQAARTVRLWVADSGALDEPIGPSPLVTDDTMTADYTKGKAPWGQDLRGDAAALSLYQRHLLITGLSNQGKTVALRSLALWLSLDKSVQFLMGDLKGAGDWAMFDGLATTLIQGPTDEHVIQVTEMVEGAVDEMNRRLQAPPGTVFPPLIVLVDEAQVAFMCPAKGTGKDKRPYGGAKADSRYFMAVRKIHNQGRAVNVLMWQGTQDPTNENLPKLVREGAHTRASLALGTESQARMALGDKAVDGGAAPNLLRPGLDRGTLVVASDGISIPAGQSSITVRTHYIDDDAATAITDRAKALRDGVTTLHAIDRSAEHDPLADIAAVIGDAPRVRTKDVLARLAARNADAYGDWSFLDLKRVLDDADAGPYKSDGVMCVARDRVARALANREDEGSASAE, encoded by the coding sequence ATGTCTGAGAACGTCGTTCACCTCCACAAGGCCACCGACCCCCCGACCGCCGACACCGCCCCGACGGTGCTCACGGTGGTGCCCGACGCGCCCCCGGCCCGCCCGGTGCCGCTGTGGGTGCGCTCCGGCCGCGCGGTGAAGTCGGCCGCCACGCACGAGACCACCCGGGCCACCGTGCGGGCGGCGGCCCGGCACGGCCTCTACACCTTCAACGGCGGCCGGATCGTGGCCCGTCGGGCGTGGGACGGCCGTACCGGCTCCCGGTACGAGCGGATGATCCGCGCGGCGGAAGCCGCCGGGAACCTCGAAGCGGCCGAGGAGTGGGAAGAGCGGTTGCAGCGCTTCCGCGCCGCCCGCCACCACCGCCGCATGGACCTCCTGCACTCCCCGGTCGAGGCCGCCAAGGGCGTCGCCGTGGGCGCGGGGATGAGCATCGGTGTCCTGGTCGCCCTCGGAGTCGTCATGGCCATCAGCACCGGCCACGTCGGGGACGTGATCACGCCGCTGTCGGCAACGGTCGACTTCATCGCCCTGCTGATCCGGATCGTGCAGGTGGTGTGGGGTCCGGCCCTGTCGATCGGCCCGTTCCTCGCCCTGCTGGCCCTGTGGTCGGTCGGCCGCAAGCAGCACGCCGCCCCCGCCTGGGCGCTGCCCGCCAACGTCCGCAACAGCGAGGGTGAGCCGATCACGCCGTCCATCGTGGTCAAGGCCCTGCGCGACCTCGGAGTCCCGGCCCTGGCCCGGGCCATCAAGGAGATGGGCGACGCCGGCGCCTCGATGCTCGGCCCGATCCGCATCGCCGGATGCGGCGTCGAGGTCGACGTGACCCTCCCCTCCGGCGTGGCCACGAACGAGGTGCAGGCCAAGCGGCGCAAGCTCGCCGAGAACCTGACCCGGCACGAACACGAGGTCTTCATCACCATCCCCCAGGCCGCCCGGACGGTGCGGCTGTGGGTCGCCGACTCCGGCGCCCTGGACGAGCCGATCGGGCCGTCCCCGCTGGTCACCGACGACACGATGACCGCCGACTACACCAAGGGCAAGGCCCCGTGGGGGCAGGACCTGCGCGGGGACGCTGCCGCCCTGTCCCTCTACCAGCGCCACCTGCTCATCACGGGTCTGTCGAACCAGGGCAAGACCGTGGCCCTGCGCTCCCTCGCCCTGTGGCTGTCCCTGGACAAGTCCGTGCAGTTCCTCATGGGCGACCTCAAGGGCGCGGGCGACTGGGCCATGTTCGACGGCCTGGCCACGACGCTGATCCAGGGGCCGACGGACGAGCACGTCATCCAGGTGACCGAGATGGTCGAGGGCGCCGTGGACGAGATGAACCGGCGTCTCCAGGCGCCGCCCGGCACGGTGTTCCCGCCGCTGATCGTGCTGGTCGACGAAGCGCAGGTCGCGTTCATGTGCCCCGCCAAGGGCACCGGCAAGGACAAGCGCCCGTACGGCGGCGCCAAGGCCGACTCCCGGTACTTCATGGCCGTCCGCAAGATCCACAACCAGGGCCGCGCGGTCAACGTGCTGATGTGGCAGGGCACACAAGACCCGACCAACGAGAACCTGCCCAAGCTCGTGCGCGAGGGCGCCCACACCCGCGCCTCCCTCGCCCTCGGCACCGAGTCGCAGGCCCGCATGGCCCTGGGGGACAAGGCCGTTGACGGCGGGGCGGCGCCGAACCTGCTGCGTCCGGGGCTGGACCGGGGAACCCTGGTCGTCGCCTCCGACGGGATCAGCATCCCGGCGGGGCAGTCGTCCATCACGGTACGCACGCACTACATCGACGACGACGCCGCCACCGCGATCACCGACCGGGCCAAGGCCCTGCGCGACGGCGTGACCACCCTGCACGCCATCGACCGCAGCGCGGAGCACGACCCGCTCGCCGACATCGCCGCCGTCATCGGCGACGCCCCGCGGGTGAGGACCAAGGACGTGCTCGCGCGGCTCGCCGCGCGGAACGCGGACGCCTACGGCGACTGGTCGTTCCTCGACCTCAAGCGCGTCCTCGACGACGCCGACGCCGGGCCGTACAAGTCCGACGGCGTCATGTGCGTGGCCCGCGACCGCGTCGCCCGCGCACTCGCCAACCGCGAAGACGAAGGTTCCGCTTCCGCCGAATGA
- a CDS encoding ArsR/SmtB family transcription factor, whose protein sequence is MTAPALPAVCAALGDPTRWEILARLGEAPVSASELARALPVSRQAIVKHLEVLREVGLVESERRGREVVHVAVGARLGALARELDRIGRSWETRLLRIKTLAEQPEANRPD, encoded by the coding sequence GTGACCGCCCCCGCCCTGCCCGCGGTGTGCGCGGCGCTCGGCGACCCGACGCGCTGGGAGATACTCGCCCGGCTCGGCGAAGCCCCGGTGTCGGCGTCCGAGCTGGCCAGGGCCCTGCCGGTGAGCCGGCAGGCGATCGTCAAGCACCTGGAGGTGCTGCGCGAGGTCGGCCTGGTCGAGTCCGAGCGGCGGGGACGCGAGGTGGTGCACGTCGCCGTCGGCGCCCGCCTCGGCGCACTGGCCCGCGAGCTCGACCGCATCGGCCGCTCCTGGGAGACCCGCCTGCTCCGGATCAAGACCCTGGCGGAACAGCCCGAAGCGAACCGACCGGACTGA
- a CDS encoding glutathione-independent formaldehyde dehydrogenase, giving the protein MKAVVYKGPFSVAVEDVEKPDIRHPNDVIVRVTSTAICGSDLHMYEGRTAAEPGIVFGHENMGIVDQVGQGVTGLKKGDRVVMPFNVACGFCTNCAAGYTGYCTTVNPGFAGGAYGYVSMGPWQGGQAEYLRVPYADFNCLKLPEGDAHETDFILLADIFPTGYHGCELADVRPGESVAVYGAGPVGLMAAYSALLRGAKKVFVVDRVPERLQKAEEIGAVPVDFSAGDPVEQIKEQTEGAGTDKGVDAVGYQATAGGTGKEEPATVLNSLVNTVRPTGALGVPGLYVPADPGGPDEQAKQGMLLVAIGKLFEKGLRVGTGQCNVKRYNRQLRDMIIEGRAEPSFVVSHELPLDQAPSGYDKFDKRIEGYTKVVLHP; this is encoded by the coding sequence ATGAAGGCTGTCGTCTACAAAGGACCGTTCTCTGTCGCGGTCGAGGACGTCGAGAAGCCGGACATCCGGCATCCGAACGACGTGATCGTGCGCGTCACCTCGACTGCGATCTGCGGCTCCGACCTGCACATGTACGAGGGGCGCACCGCGGCCGAGCCCGGCATCGTCTTCGGCCACGAGAACATGGGGATCGTCGATCAGGTGGGGCAGGGCGTCACGGGACTGAAGAAGGGCGACCGCGTGGTCATGCCCTTCAACGTCGCCTGCGGCTTCTGCACCAACTGCGCCGCGGGCTACACGGGTTACTGCACGACCGTCAATCCCGGCTTCGCGGGCGGCGCGTACGGCTATGTGTCCATGGGTCCCTGGCAGGGCGGCCAGGCCGAGTACCTGCGGGTCCCGTACGCCGACTTCAACTGCCTGAAGCTGCCCGAGGGCGACGCGCACGAGACCGACTTCATCCTGCTCGCCGACATCTTCCCGACCGGCTACCACGGGTGTGAACTCGCCGACGTCCGTCCCGGCGAGAGCGTCGCCGTGTACGGGGCCGGTCCGGTCGGGCTCATGGCGGCCTACTCGGCGCTGCTGCGCGGCGCGAAGAAGGTGTTCGTCGTCGACCGCGTCCCGGAGCGGCTGCAGAAGGCCGAGGAGATCGGAGCGGTGCCCGTCGACTTCTCCGCGGGCGACCCGGTCGAGCAGATCAAGGAGCAGACCGAGGGCGCCGGCACGGACAAGGGCGTGGACGCCGTCGGCTACCAGGCGACGGCGGGCGGGACGGGCAAGGAAGAACCAGCGACCGTCCTGAACTCGCTGGTCAACACGGTCCGGCCGACCGGGGCCCTGGGCGTTCCCGGGCTCTACGTCCCGGCCGACCCGGGCGGTCCGGACGAGCAGGCCAAGCAGGGCATGCTCCTCGTCGCGATCGGCAAGCTCTTCGAGAAGGGCCTGCGGGTGGGGACGGGCCAGTGCAATGTGAAGCGCTACAACCGGCAGCTGCGCGACATGATCATCGAGGGCAGGGCGGAGCCGAGCTTCGTCGTCTCCCACGAACTGCCCCTGGACCAGGCCCCGTCCGGCTACGACAAGTTCGACAAGCGGATCGAGGGCTACACGAAGGTGGTCCTGCACCCCTAG
- a CDS encoding helix-turn-helix domain-containing protein — MKNLYERFASSEDGAQLLAATRLRRETLRILHKALEASGLTQSQLAERLRIRKSAVNQVFRGDGNLRVNTLAQYLSAMGFELDIRAVEAGEPRKAVVEGREMTPAFKQDWVESESISSSSGAAYGDAIRHGFVHMATSVMPLRFNSNPLTAMVVEMRRDPESSAGDSLYDFQGQTAEMPLPEIASSHEFHPIRNEVVS, encoded by the coding sequence ATGAAGAATCTTTATGAGCGATTCGCCAGCAGTGAGGACGGAGCGCAGCTATTGGCTGCGACGAGGCTGCGACGAGAAACCTTGCGCATCCTTCATAAGGCGCTTGAGGCGAGCGGTCTAACTCAATCCCAACTCGCCGAACGTCTCCGCATCAGGAAGTCTGCCGTGAACCAGGTATTCCGTGGGGACGGAAACCTTCGCGTGAATACTTTGGCGCAATATCTCAGCGCGATGGGGTTCGAGCTGGATATCCGTGCAGTCGAAGCTGGGGAGCCCCGCAAAGCCGTTGTGGAAGGCCGCGAGATGACGCCTGCGTTCAAGCAGGACTGGGTCGAGTCGGAGTCGATTAGTTCCAGTAGTGGAGCCGCGTACGGTGACGCCATCCGCCACGGCTTCGTCCATATGGCAACCTCTGTGATGCCACTTCGATTCAACTCGAACCCACTCACCGCAATGGTGGTGGAGATGCGCAGAGATCCCGAGTCCTCAGCCGGTGACTCCCTTTACGACTTCCAGGGGCAAACGGCGGAGATGCCACTACCGGAAATCGCTTCGAGTCACGAATTCCACCCGATCCGAAACGAGGTCGTTTCGTGA
- a CDS encoding GNAT family N-acetyltransferase: MRICSAQPHDLAKLLAFRQEAAAWLSRLGSDQWQRPYPADKLLATIEAGEVFMVRDGDATAATITLTPVAEEGLWTADELREPSLFINKLTVARTHAGQDLGGRLLDWAGERGHRAGAKWLRLDAWTTNTDLQAYYLRQGFRHVRTVYQGIAVNGGPRVSGWLAQRATRPTDSGFVDETAAPARLG; encoded by the coding sequence GTGAGAATCTGCTCAGCGCAACCGCACGACCTCGCCAAGCTGCTCGCCTTCCGGCAGGAGGCAGCAGCTTGGCTGTCTCGTCTCGGATCGGACCAGTGGCAGCGTCCCTACCCGGCTGACAAGCTGCTCGCCACCATTGAGGCTGGCGAGGTCTTCATGGTGCGCGACGGAGACGCCACGGCGGCCACAATCACGTTGACCCCTGTGGCGGAAGAGGGCCTGTGGACCGCAGATGAACTGCGGGAACCCTCTCTGTTCATCAACAAGCTGACGGTGGCGCGTACGCACGCCGGCCAGGATCTCGGCGGCCGGTTGCTCGACTGGGCCGGGGAGCGAGGCCATCGTGCGGGTGCCAAGTGGCTTCGCCTGGACGCCTGGACGACGAACACCGACTTGCAGGCATACTACCTGCGCCAGGGATTCCGGCATGTGCGGACGGTTTACCAAGGGATCGCCGTGAACGGCGGACCGAGGGTGTCAGGGTGGCTCGCTCAACGGGCCACGCGCCCCACAGATTCCGGATTCGTAGATGAAACTGCAGCACCCGCGCGACTCGGCTGA
- a CDS encoding Pycsar system effector family protein, with amino-acid sequence MSSTDRNLIAAHAEVKAEITRTDTKTALLLAFVGAVLAGAFTVARDLPLTVPAVVVGSLGLALLVGAAGLLLRSVRPNLRGRHGFPLWATLTAEEIGDAVARDWAADIAGLSRLAVAKFTCLRRAVDLTLTGGALLIAAALLTAGGAA; translated from the coding sequence ATGAGCTCCACCGACCGGAACCTGATCGCCGCGCACGCTGAGGTGAAGGCGGAGATCACGCGGACGGACACCAAGACGGCGCTGCTGCTGGCGTTCGTCGGCGCGGTCCTCGCCGGTGCCTTCACGGTCGCCCGTGACCTGCCGCTGACCGTGCCCGCCGTCGTCGTGGGCAGTCTCGGTCTGGCGCTGCTGGTCGGCGCGGCCGGTCTGCTGCTGCGGTCGGTGCGCCCGAACCTGCGCGGGCGGCACGGCTTCCCCCTGTGGGCCACGCTCACCGCCGAGGAGATCGGCGACGCCGTCGCCCGGGACTGGGCCGCCGACATCGCCGGACTGTCCCGGCTCGCCGTCGCCAAGTTCACGTGCCTGCGCCGCGCGGTCGACCTCACCCTGACCGGCGGCGCCCTGCTCATCGCTGCCGCCCTGCTCACCGCCGGGGGTGCGGCATGA
- a CDS encoding SRPBCC family protein has product MNESAHSTTEAAELDRIARQIDIDAPADRVWELVARPGWYVNDGAVEADQDVRYEGDTAVVRHPSLGEFRFRTVELDRPRYAAFRWIGTPSRDESAPSTLVEFWIDERDGGGVTLRVVESGFSGLADDPATWLEQREGNDKGWLIELAAAKAYVEQAAPTTPATGHR; this is encoded by the coding sequence ATGAACGAGTCGGCACATTCCACGACCGAGGCGGCCGAGCTCGACCGGATCGCCCGGCAGATCGACATCGACGCCCCGGCCGACCGGGTGTGGGAACTGGTGGCCCGGCCCGGCTGGTACGTCAACGACGGCGCGGTCGAGGCGGACCAGGACGTGCGGTACGAGGGCGACACGGCGGTGGTGCGCCATCCGTCCCTCGGCGAGTTCCGGTTCCGGACGGTGGAGCTGGACAGGCCGCGCTACGCGGCGTTCCGGTGGATCGGCACCCCCTCCCGCGACGAGTCGGCCCCTTCGACCCTGGTCGAGTTCTGGATCGACGAGCGGGACGGCGGCGGGGTGACCCTGCGAGTGGTGGAGAGCGGCTTCTCCGGCCTCGCCGACGACCCGGCGACCTGGCTCGAGCAGCGCGAGGGCAACGACAAGGGCTGGCTCATCGAACTGGCCGCGGCGAAGGCGTACGTGGAGCAGGCCGCGCCCACCACACCCGCCACGGGGCACCGGTGA
- a CDS encoding DUF2637 domain-containing protein, translated as MNLHRKGRAALVLALVAVVGMAFRVSWNALRDIAGAVGADDTAAMLYPFVVDGLMALALIATLVLADRDRTFALRVLGAYTVASLVLNYVHGLVPELHGRTVDWGRLADWDPANWALVLLATSLPVGSIYFGSDLVAKVLHHRPAPIPATATNAEESTETTMKRSTADLPVSTPAPITPNVVALPRPVAVGFLKSTLPVKPSPSIAPAPAAPIERRAVAAESTRPRRATGRVPAVAKSTRPKRTPDQLLAEARALTADWPDAKVTAEGIRRAVRTSPVNARALRDTLRAERAEGAAA; from the coding sequence ATGAACCTTCACCGCAAGGGCCGCGCCGCCCTCGTGCTCGCCCTGGTCGCCGTGGTCGGCATGGCCTTCCGGGTGTCCTGGAACGCGCTGCGGGATATCGCCGGCGCGGTCGGCGCGGACGACACGGCGGCGATGCTGTACCCGTTCGTGGTCGACGGCCTCATGGCGCTCGCCCTGATCGCCACCCTGGTACTGGCCGACCGCGACCGCACGTTCGCCCTGCGCGTGCTGGGGGCGTACACGGTCGCGTCGCTGGTCCTCAACTACGTGCACGGCCTGGTCCCGGAGCTGCACGGCCGCACGGTCGACTGGGGTCGACTGGCCGACTGGGACCCGGCGAACTGGGCCCTGGTCCTGCTCGCCACGTCGCTGCCGGTCGGATCGATCTACTTCGGTTCCGACCTCGTGGCCAAGGTGCTCCACCACCGCCCCGCCCCGATCCCAGCGACGGCCACAAATGCGGAGGAATCTACCGAGACCACAATGAAACGGTCTACGGCTGACCTGCCGGTATCGACCCCGGCACCGATCACCCCGAACGTGGTGGCTCTGCCCCGTCCGGTGGCCGTCGGCTTCCTCAAGTCGACTCTCCCGGTCAAGCCGTCCCCCTCGATCGCCCCGGCCCCCGCCGCCCCGATCGAGCGGCGCGCGGTGGCCGCCGAGTCGACCCGGCCGCGCCGTGCCACGGGCCGTGTCCCGGCGGTCGCGAAGTCGACCCGCCCGAAGCGCACGCCGGATCAGTTGCTCGCCGAAGCGCGCGCGTTGACGGCGGATTGGCCGGACGCGAAGGTGACCGCGGAGGGGATCCGGCGGGCGGTGCGCACGTCTCCGGTCAACGCGCGGGCGCTGCGGGACACCCTGCGGGCGGAGCGGGCCGAGGGAGCGGCGGCGTGA
- a CDS encoding transposase: MYSRFVVLRVRPAGRETRKATAGTGLPVRWLLAEWPADQDEPVQFWLSNLPEATSLPALVRTAKLRWRIENDYREMKQTLGLAHFEGRTWPARHHHVTLVSVAHAFCTLQRLSRSPKETASA; encoded by the coding sequence ATGTACTCGCGCTTCGTGGTCCTGCGGGTCCGGCCTGCCGGACGTGAGACCCGCAAGGCCACGGCCGGCACCGGGCTCCCGGTCCGCTGGCTGTTGGCCGAATGGCCCGCCGACCAGGACGAGCCCGTGCAGTTCTGGCTGTCCAACCTGCCCGAGGCCACCTCCCTGCCCGCCCTCGTGCGCACCGCGAAACTCCGCTGGCGCATCGAGAACGACTACCGCGAGATGAAGCAGACCCTGGGCTTGGCCCACTTCGAAGGCCGAACCTGGCCAGCCCGGCACCACCACGTCACCCTCGTCTCGGTCGCCCACGCCTTCTGCACCCTGCAGCGACTGAGCCGCTCCCCAAAAGAGACGGCGTCGGCCTGA
- a CDS encoding GntR family transcriptional regulator produces the protein MSKQPKYRQVADALRREIDSGTYAPGARLPSESDLMKRFDASRNTVRNGLSLLVSQGLVSSSQGLGYEVRSHEVFKLNASRFENLDFPQNGDAYRTDVTNAGRRPHQTFRVEMTPASADVAERLKVDAGSTTVLRFCHRYVDDVPWSTQATWYPGWLTERSPRLAEPGDIEEGTTRYLASHGIEQVGYFDEIAARMPTPEEARLLEIGAGVPVLLWTRTGYSEDRPIRCTVTTFRGDLNQMNYEIGTLSGRKENEPQ, from the coding sequence ATGAGCAAGCAGCCGAAGTACCGGCAGGTGGCCGATGCCCTGCGCCGAGAGATCGACAGCGGCACGTACGCGCCGGGCGCGCGGCTGCCGTCGGAGAGCGACCTGATGAAGCGCTTTGACGCTTCGAGGAACACCGTGAGGAACGGGCTAAGCCTCCTGGTCAGCCAAGGTCTCGTCTCGTCTAGCCAGGGGTTGGGCTACGAGGTCCGATCGCACGAGGTGTTCAAGCTCAACGCGTCTCGGTTCGAGAACCTGGACTTCCCACAGAACGGCGACGCGTACCGCACCGACGTGACCAACGCCGGCCGCCGACCGCATCAGACGTTCCGAGTCGAGATGACTCCGGCGTCGGCGGATGTCGCGGAACGGTTGAAGGTCGATGCGGGGTCCACCACGGTTCTGCGGTTCTGCCACCGGTACGTCGATGACGTGCCGTGGTCGACTCAAGCCACCTGGTACCCGGGCTGGCTCACAGAGCGGTCACCACGGCTCGCAGAGCCAGGCGACATCGAAGAGGGGACCACGCGGTATCTCGCGTCGCACGGCATCGAGCAGGTGGGCTACTTCGACGAGATTGCGGCCCGCATGCCGACCCCCGAAGAGGCGCGCCTCTTGGAGATCGGCGCCGGGGTGCCCGTGCTGCTCTGGACGCGCACCGGCTACTCGGAGGATCGGCCGATCCGCTGCACGGTCACCACCTTCCGGGGCGACCTCAACCAGATGAACTACGAGATCGGCACCCTGTCCGGCCGGAAAGAGAACGAACCTCAGTGA